One genomic window of Trichlorobacter lovleyi includes the following:
- a CDS encoding pyruvate carboxylase: MKKINKFRKVMAANRGEIAIRIFRACTELGISTVALYSEEDKLSLHRYKADEAYLIGKGKAPIDAYLGIDEIIALALKADVDAIHPGYGFLAENAEFAEKCEAAGITFIGPTAEMQRALGDKVAGRKAAMSAEVPVVPGTEDPIEKEEEALKFAKDSGYPIIIKAAAGGGGRGMRVARNKKELLEGLVAARSEAKAAFGNATVFLERYIENPKHIEVQVMGDNYGNLVHFFERDCSIQRRHQKVVEFAPSLCLTQQQREEICTAALKIAGQVKYRNAGTVEFLVDQEGSFYFIEMNPRIQVEHTVTEMITGRNLVQNQLLVAQGYKLSDPEINIPSQSAIDMRGYAIQCRITTEDPSNNFAPDFGTLTTYRSAAGAGIRLDAGNAFTGAQITPHYDSLLVKVSSWGLNFKDAASIMHRALQEFRVRGVKTNIGFLENVITHSVFLGGKCDTSFIDKHPELLQFREKKDRASKVLSFLGDVVVNGSPGIAKPLKSSELIEAQLPHVDMTKPRPIGSKDLFMRLGAEGLSKWILEQKKLLLTDTTMRDAHQSLLATRVRTHDILKIAEPTSYLGADLFSLECWGGATFDVSMRFLKECPWQRLHKLSEAIPNILFQMLLRGSNAVGYTNYPDNVVQKFVEEAANSGVDIFRIFDSLNWTTGMQVAMEAVRKSGKICEAAICYTGDITDPKRDKYPLEYYVGMAKELEKMGAHILAIKDMAGLLKPMAGYKLVKALKENIGIPVHLHTHDTSSNAGAMLLMASEAGVDIVDTALSSLSGLTAQPNMNALVAALEGTERDPQVNAAGLQHLANYWETVRDYYAPFESGLKSGTAEVYHHEIPGGQYSNYKPQVAGLGLIDRWEECKEMYHKVNMMFGDIVKVTPSSKVVGDMAMFLVKNNLQPEDVYTSKEDLAFPESVVGMFKGMLGQPYQGWPEELQKIILKGQQPITCRPGELLEPVDFDEERLILEEKLGHKVDDKALISNILYPNVYPEFDRYRQEFSDTSVIPTPIFFYGLEPNQETSIEIEPGKTLIIKLNAVGELKEDGTRSVYFELNGNNRSVVIRDQSIQNSDAIREKADKGNPSHIGAPMPGKVFKVNVKAGDEVKAGDVLMVTEAMKMETNIKAKADGKVAEVKFKEGDKVEKEDLVIVMG, translated from the coding sequence GACGAGGCCTACCTGATCGGCAAAGGCAAGGCACCGATTGATGCCTACCTGGGGATTGACGAGATCATCGCCCTGGCGCTGAAGGCCGATGTGGATGCGATCCACCCCGGCTACGGCTTCCTGGCGGAAAATGCCGAGTTTGCCGAGAAGTGCGAGGCAGCCGGCATTACCTTTATCGGCCCCACGGCTGAAATGCAGCGTGCCCTGGGTGACAAGGTGGCCGGCCGCAAGGCTGCCATGTCTGCAGAAGTGCCGGTCGTGCCCGGCACCGAAGACCCGATTGAGAAGGAAGAAGAGGCACTGAAGTTTGCCAAGGACTCCGGCTATCCGATCATCATCAAGGCGGCTGCCGGTGGTGGCGGCCGTGGTATGCGGGTGGCCCGCAACAAGAAGGAGCTGCTGGAAGGACTGGTCGCTGCCCGCAGCGAAGCCAAGGCCGCCTTTGGCAACGCCACCGTCTTTCTGGAGCGCTACATCGAGAACCCCAAGCATATCGAAGTGCAGGTCATGGGTGACAACTACGGTAACCTGGTGCACTTTTTCGAGCGGGACTGTTCGATCCAGCGCCGCCACCAGAAGGTGGTGGAGTTTGCGCCATCACTCTGCCTGACCCAGCAGCAGCGTGAAGAGATCTGCACCGCCGCCCTCAAGATCGCCGGTCAGGTCAAATACCGCAACGCCGGCACGGTCGAGTTCCTGGTGGATCAGGAGGGCAGTTTCTACTTCATCGAGATGAACCCCCGCATCCAGGTCGAGCATACCGTGACCGAGATGATCACCGGCCGCAACCTGGTACAGAACCAGCTGCTGGTGGCCCAGGGTTACAAGCTGTCCGACCCGGAGATCAACATCCCGTCCCAGTCGGCCATCGACATGCGCGGCTATGCCATCCAGTGCCGGATCACCACCGAAGACCCCTCCAACAACTTTGCCCCTGACTTCGGCACCCTGACCACCTACCGTTCCGCTGCCGGCGCCGGTATCCGTCTGGATGCGGGCAACGCCTTTACCGGCGCCCAGATCACCCCCCACTATGACTCGCTGCTGGTCAAGGTCAGCTCCTGGGGCCTCAACTTCAAGGATGCCGCCTCGATCATGCACCGCGCCCTGCAGGAGTTCCGGGTACGGGGCGTCAAGACCAACATCGGCTTTTTGGAGAACGTGATCACCCACTCGGTCTTCCTGGGTGGCAAGTGCGACACCTCCTTCATCGACAAGCACCCGGAGCTGCTGCAGTTCCGCGAAAAGAAGGACCGTGCCAGCAAGGTACTCTCCTTCCTGGGGGACGTGGTGGTCAACGGTTCCCCCGGCATTGCCAAGCCGCTCAAATCCTCGGAACTGATCGAGGCGCAACTGCCGCATGTGGATATGACCAAGCCCCGGCCGATCGGTTCCAAGGACCTGTTCATGCGCCTGGGTGCCGAAGGGCTCTCCAAGTGGATTCTTGAGCAGAAGAAGCTGCTCTTGACCGATACCACCATGCGGGACGCCCACCAGTCCCTGCTGGCCACCCGGGTACGGACCCACGATATCCTCAAGATTGCCGAGCCCACCTCCTACCTGGGGGCCGATCTGTTCTCGCTGGAGTGCTGGGGCGGCGCCACCTTTGACGTCTCAATGCGCTTCCTCAAGGAATGCCCCTGGCAGCGGCTGCACAAACTGTCCGAGGCGATCCCCAACATCCTGTTCCAGATGTTGCTGCGCGGCTCAAACGCCGTGGGCTACACCAACTACCCGGACAACGTGGTCCAGAAGTTCGTGGAAGAGGCTGCCAATTCCGGCGTAGACATCTTCCGGATCTTTGACTCGCTGAACTGGACCACCGGCATGCAGGTCGCCATGGAGGCGGTGCGCAAGTCTGGCAAGATCTGTGAGGCCGCCATCTGCTACACCGGCGACATCACTGATCCCAAGCGGGACAAGTACCCCCTGGAATACTACGTCGGCATGGCCAAGGAGCTGGAAAAGATGGGTGCCCACATCCTGGCCATCAAGGACATGGCAGGTCTTTTGAAGCCGATGGCCGGCTACAAGCTGGTCAAGGCGTTGAAAGAAAACATCGGCATTCCGGTCCATCTGCACACCCACGACACCTCCAGCAATGCCGGCGCCATGCTGCTGATGGCCTCCGAGGCCGGGGTGGATATTGTGGATACCGCCCTCTCCTCCCTGTCCGGCCTGACCGCACAGCCCAACATGAACGCCCTGGTGGCGGCACTTGAAGGGACCGAGCGTGATCCTCAGGTCAACGCCGCCGGTCTGCAGCACCTGGCCAACTACTGGGAGACGGTGCGGGATTACTACGCCCCGTTCGAATCCGGTCTCAAGTCCGGCACTGCCGAGGTCTATCACCACGAGATTCCGGGCGGCCAGTACTCCAACTACAAGCCGCAGGTTGCCGGTCTGGGCCTGATTGACCGCTGGGAAGAGTGCAAGGAGATGTACCACAAGGTCAACATGATGTTCGGCGACATCGTCAAGGTTACCCCCTCCTCCAAGGTGGTGGGCGACATGGCCATGTTCCTGGTCAAGAACAACCTCCAGCCTGAGGATGTCTACACCTCCAAAGAAGACCTGGCCTTCCCCGAGTCAGTGGTCGGCATGTTCAAGGGGATGCTGGGCCAACCATACCAGGGCTGGCCGGAAGAGCTGCAGAAGATCATCCTGAAGGGTCAGCAACCGATCACCTGCCGTCCCGGCGAGCTGCTTGAGCCGGTTGATTTTGATGAAGAACGCCTGATCCTTGAGGAAAAACTGGGACACAAGGTGGATGACAAGGCGCTGATCTCCAACATCCTCTACCCCAACGTCTATCCTGAATTCGACCGCTATCGCCAGGAGTTTTCCGACACCTCGGTCATCCCCACCCCGATCTTCTTCTACGGGCTGGAACCGAACCAGGAGACCTCCATCGAGATTGAACCGGGCAAGACCCTGATCATCAAGCTGAACGCCGTTGGCGAGCTGAAAGAGGACGGAACCCGTTCCGTCTACTTCGAGCTGAACGGCAACAACCGCTCGGTGGTGATCCGCGATCAGTCGATCCAGAACAGCGACGCCATCCGTGAAAAGGCTGACAAGGGCAACCCCAGCCATATCGGCGCCCCAATGCCGGGCAAGGTCTTCAAGGTCAACGTCAAGGCCGGTGACGAAGTCAAGGCCGGTGATGTCCTGATGGTAACCGAGGCGATGAAGATGGAGACCAACATCAAGGCCAAGGCCGATGGCAAGGTTGCCGAGGTCAAGTTCAAGGAAGGCGACAAGGTGGAGAAGGAAGATCTCGTGATAGTCATGGGCTAA